A window of the Haloarcula litorea genome harbors these coding sequences:
- a CDS encoding NAD-dependent deacylase yields the protein MDDSTAEHDRAIGSVADAVRAAESTVALTGAGVSTASGIPSFRGEDGLWNERDPTDFHRRRLDADPEGFWRDRLELREEHFAGVDPEPNAAHEALAAMEAAGHLDAVVTQNVDGLHGDAGSDRVVELHGTNRRIRCDDCAERRPAGEVFDRAASGDLPPRCDCGGVYRPDVVLFGESLPDAAMSEAQRLARESDVFLAVGSSLSVRPASLLPRIAAESGATLVVVNFEQTPRDGDAEHVLRADVTEVLPAVADRVRSSTP from the coding sequence ATGGACGACTCGACAGCGGAGCACGACCGCGCGATCGGGTCGGTGGCCGACGCCGTGCGGGCGGCCGAGTCGACGGTCGCGCTCACCGGTGCGGGGGTCTCGACGGCCTCCGGCATCCCCTCGTTCCGCGGCGAGGACGGTCTCTGGAACGAGCGCGACCCGACGGACTTCCACCGGCGGCGGCTCGACGCCGACCCCGAGGGGTTCTGGCGCGACCGCCTGGAACTGCGCGAGGAGCACTTCGCCGGCGTCGATCCCGAACCCAACGCCGCCCACGAGGCGCTGGCGGCGATGGAGGCCGCCGGCCACCTCGACGCCGTCGTCACCCAGAACGTCGACGGCCTCCACGGCGACGCCGGCAGCGACCGGGTCGTCGAACTCCACGGCACGAACCGCCGGATCCGGTGCGACGACTGCGCGGAGCGGCGGCCGGCCGGGGAGGTGTTCGATCGGGCCGCGAGCGGCGACCTGCCGCCCCGCTGTGACTGTGGCGGCGTCTACCGGCCCGACGTGGTGCTGTTCGGGGAGTCGCTGCCGGACGCCGCGATGAGCGAGGCCCAGCGACTGGCCCGCGAGAGCGACGTCTTCCTCGCCGTCGGGTCGTCGCTGTCGGTGCGCCCGGCCTCGCTCCTCCCCCGGATCGCCGCCGAGTCGGGCGCGACGCTGGTGGTCGTCAACTTCGAGCAGACGCCCCGGGACGGGGACGCGGAGCACGTGCTCCGGGCGGACGTGACCGAGGTGCTCCCGGCCGTCGCCGACCGGGTGCGGTCCTCGACGCCCTAG
- a CDS encoding ATP-binding protein → MTDEAPVQTEHADPQTILGRMGDGFLALDGSWRITYANAEGQEILRASTSDTIDDIEGRNLWDSIPESRDTIFFEKFTEAMAAQEPVAFETHYRLVDAWFEVRAFPSESGLSVYFRDISDYKELAQERQDSLYALQQLYSISSDGSKDLATKANELLALGCEYLDLRNGFMTRIEQGEQYVVHSAATHPEVQEGSSCPLSEAYCKRTIELDELMTVVNASDEGWRDDPAYDRFEFETYIGGRLSVDGEFYGTLCFADTSPQRDGFTDTQRTFVELLTRWLGYELERNQAAEQLKRERDRLDDFAQVVSHDLRNPLNTATGRVELLREDTDSEHLPPIERSLDKMEQLIDDLLTLARDGQKVKETSAVRLARTARTSWTVVETDGVEFTVTAEGTAVLADAERLQQVFENLFRNASEHGETVAEVEVGVLDDEPGFYVADDGVGIPTGEREQVFEPGYTTQNDGTGFGLNIVEDIVSAHDWHIDVTESAAGGARFEISGVEFVDGSQ, encoded by the coding sequence ATGACTGACGAGGCTCCAGTTCAGACGGAGCACGCCGACCCGCAGACGATCCTCGGTCGGATGGGGGACGGCTTTCTGGCGTTAGACGGCTCTTGGCGTATCACCTATGCGAACGCCGAGGGACAGGAGATTCTCCGAGCGAGTACGTCCGATACTATCGACGACATCGAGGGACGGAACCTCTGGGACTCGATCCCGGAGTCGCGGGACACGATCTTCTTCGAGAAGTTCACAGAGGCGATGGCGGCACAGGAGCCGGTCGCGTTCGAGACCCACTACCGGCTCGTCGACGCGTGGTTCGAGGTCCGAGCCTTCCCGTCCGAGTCCGGGCTCTCCGTTTACTTCCGCGACATCTCGGACTACAAGGAGCTCGCGCAGGAGCGACAGGACAGCCTCTACGCGCTCCAGCAGCTCTACTCGATCTCGTCGGACGGGTCGAAGGACCTGGCCACCAAGGCGAACGAACTGCTCGCCCTGGGCTGTGAGTACCTCGACCTCCGGAACGGGTTTATGACGAGGATCGAACAGGGCGAACAGTACGTCGTCCACTCGGCCGCGACACACCCGGAAGTCCAGGAGGGGAGTTCCTGCCCGCTCTCGGAGGCCTACTGCAAGCGCACGATCGAACTCGACGAGCTGATGACCGTCGTCAACGCCTCGGACGAGGGCTGGCGCGACGACCCGGCGTACGACCGCTTCGAGTTCGAGACCTACATCGGCGGGCGATTGTCGGTCGACGGTGAGTTCTACGGCACGCTCTGTTTCGCGGACACGAGTCCACAGCGGGACGGGTTCACCGACACGCAGCGGACCTTCGTGGAACTGCTGACGCGCTGGCTCGGCTACGAACTCGAACGGAACCAGGCGGCGGAGCAGCTCAAGCGGGAGCGGGACCGGCTCGACGACTTCGCACAGGTGGTCTCGCACGACCTCCGGAACCCGTTGAACACGGCCACCGGTCGCGTCGAGTTGCTGCGAGAGGACACGGACAGCGAACACCTGCCCCCGATCGAGCGCTCGCTCGACAAGATGGAACAGCTCATCGACGACCTGCTCACGCTGGCCCGCGACGGGCAGAAGGTCAAGGAGACGTCGGCGGTCCGGTTGGCCCGAACCGCACGGACGTCGTGGACTGTCGTCGAAACCGACGGTGTCGAGTTCACGGTCACGGCCGAGGGGACCGCCGTTCTCGCCGACGCGGAGCGTCTGCAACAGGTGTTCGAGAACCTCTTTCGGAACGCGTCCGAACACGGCGAGACCGTGGCGGAGGTCGAGGTTGGCGTCCTCGACGACGAGCCCGGCTTCTACGTGGCCGACGACGGCGTCGGCATCCCGACGGGAGAGCGAGAGCAGGTCTTCGAACCGGGCTACACGACCCAGAACGACGGGACCGGATTCGGACTGAACATCGTCGAAGACATCGTCTCCGCCCACGACTGGCACATCGACGTCACGGAGTCGGCGGCCGGCGGGGCGCGGTTCGAGATCAGCGGCGTCGAGTTCGTCGACGGCTCCCAGTGA
- a CDS encoding ABC transporter permease has translation MPEDRPWYRDPRLVVARRDVASLSREKTIVLALLIQLFVAGFSSFLVVGLTSLYDPGSVSAGEVEMAVTGEAREELLRAADERDGADAVAFEDPQAARFAFQEGRVDALLAAEYADSPDGGQRIAVTARVPEGSVRSTLVVVEVRGVLNALERQERIERSGYLDDDPVPLPPEASASPYFGFTYTVLIPLLLFLPAFISGSVAVDTVTEEMERGTLELLRVAPVSLLDVVDGKALGMAALAPAQSLLWVLLLSANGIRVANVLALLVFVAAVATLVVTIGVTLGVATGRRRPAQLLYSVLTLVVFGAAVLLPEHPATTVAKLAVDSPSLLTYGHVGGFVVLAVAAYAAARQYIAGVDPSAL, from the coding sequence TTGCCTGAGGACCGCCCGTGGTACCGCGACCCGCGGCTCGTCGTCGCCCGCCGGGACGTGGCGTCGCTGTCCCGCGAGAAGACCATCGTGCTGGCCCTGCTCATCCAGCTGTTCGTCGCGGGGTTCTCGTCGTTCCTCGTCGTCGGGCTCACGTCGCTGTACGACCCCGGCTCCGTCTCCGCCGGCGAGGTGGAGATGGCCGTCACGGGCGAGGCCCGCGAGGAGTTGCTGCGGGCGGCCGACGAGCGCGACGGGGCAGACGCCGTGGCGTTCGAAGACCCGCAGGCGGCGCGGTTCGCCTTCCAGGAGGGGCGCGTCGACGCGCTGCTGGCCGCGGAGTACGCGGACAGCCCCGACGGCGGACAGCGGATCGCGGTGACGGCCCGCGTTCCGGAGGGGAGCGTCCGATCGACGCTCGTCGTCGTCGAGGTCCGGGGCGTCCTGAACGCGCTGGAGCGGCAGGAACGGATCGAGCGGTCCGGCTACCTCGACGACGATCCGGTCCCGCTGCCGCCCGAGGCGTCGGCCAGCCCGTACTTCGGGTTCACCTACACCGTCCTGATCCCGCTGCTGTTGTTCCTGCCGGCGTTCATCAGCGGCTCCGTCGCCGTCGACACCGTCACCGAGGAGATGGAGCGCGGGACGCTCGAACTCCTGCGGGTCGCGCCCGTCTCGCTGCTGGACGTGGTCGACGGGAAGGCGCTGGGAATGGCGGCCCTGGCCCCGGCGCAGTCGCTGCTGTGGGTCCTGCTCCTGTCGGCGAACGGCATCCGCGTGGCGAACGTCCTCGCGCTGCTGGTGTTCGTCGCCGCCGTCGCGACGCTGGTCGTCACCATCGGGGTGACGCTGGGCGTCGCGACGGGGCGACGGCGGCCGGCGCAGTTGCTCTACTCCGTGCTGACGCTGGTGGTGTTCGGGGCCGCCGTGTTGCTCCCCGAACACCCCGCGACGACCGTCGCAAAGCTGGCCGTCGACAGCCCGTCGCTGCTGACCTACGGCCACGTCGGCGGGTTCGTCGTCCTCGCGGTCGCCGCCTACGCCGCCGCGCGCCAGTATATCGCGGGCGTCGACCCGAGCGCGCTCTGA
- a CDS encoding sensor histidine kinase, with protein sequence MTEQGRPRDVLVVGHGPTSDAVADALATEVSVERADPDAVAGRVDRDTDAVVVVDSPPERDAVEVFEAVRSAGSLRPVLAVTTGGADRVASLRTAGVSDAVLWRDGDGAAELRARVEALARVPTLDGAAQGRRWADVASDLSHDAKNPLNVIAGRLELLDVDETHADALDRSVDSVETLLSELSTLGSVSRLPDESEPVSLAGLAEQVWGEFDTVDATLDVATDRTVSAPRESLRELLRRLLENALVHAGDDVTVTVTGTEDGFAVADDGPGIDPDDRERVFEQGYATSHEREGYGLFVVDRLAARNDWTVTVGESDAGGARIDVTVE encoded by the coding sequence ATGACCGAGCAGGGCCGCCCACGCGACGTCCTCGTCGTGGGCCACGGACCGACGAGTGACGCGGTCGCCGACGCCCTCGCGACTGAGGTGTCGGTCGAACGGGCCGACCCGGACGCGGTCGCGGGCCGGGTGGACAGAGACACCGACGCCGTGGTGGTCGTCGACAGCCCACCGGAGCGAGACGCCGTCGAGGTGTTCGAGGCCGTCCGAAGCGCGGGCTCGCTCCGGCCGGTCCTGGCGGTGACGACCGGGGGAGCCGACCGGGTCGCGTCGCTCCGGACGGCCGGTGTCAGCGACGCCGTCCTGTGGCGGGACGGCGACGGTGCGGCGGAACTGCGCGCCCGGGTCGAGGCCCTGGCTCGCGTCCCGACCCTCGACGGGGCGGCCCAGGGCCGGCGGTGGGCCGACGTCGCCAGCGACCTCTCGCACGACGCCAAGAACCCGCTGAACGTCATCGCCGGCCGGCTGGAACTGCTCGACGTCGACGAGACCCACGCCGACGCGCTGGACCGGTCCGTCGACAGCGTCGAGACGCTGCTGAGCGAACTGTCGACGCTGGGGTCCGTCTCCAGGCTCCCCGACGAGTCCGAGCCGGTCTCGCTCGCGGGCCTGGCCGAACAGGTCTGGGGCGAGTTCGACACCGTCGACGCGACGCTGGACGTGGCGACGGACCGGACCGTCTCGGCCCCTCGTGAATCTCTTCGAGAGCTTCTCAGACGCCTCCTCGAGAACGCGCTCGTCCACGCCGGCGACGACGTGACCGTCACGGTGACGGGGACCGAGGACGGGTTCGCCGTGGCCGACGACGGCCCCGGGATCGACCCCGACGACCGGGAGCGGGTGTTCGAACAGGGGTACGCGACTTCCCACGAGCGGGAGGGGTACGGCCTGTTCGTGGTGGACCGACTGGCGGCGAGAAACGACTGGACCGTGACGGTCGGGGAGAGCGACGCGGGCGGGGCGCGGATCGACGTCACGGTCGAGTGA
- a CDS encoding transcriptional regulator, whose product MPHTCRNCKRTFGTELELELHLDTCEAGQLYCDECGERFTERAATEDGWHYRCPTDDCDGSGIDDDIHRVSDARVEQ is encoded by the coding sequence ATGCCCCACACCTGCCGGAACTGCAAGCGGACGTTCGGCACCGAACTCGAACTCGAGCTCCACCTCGACACCTGCGAGGCCGGCCAGCTCTACTGCGACGAGTGCGGCGAGCGGTTCACCGAGCGAGCCGCCACGGAGGACGGCTGGCACTATCGCTGCCCGACAGACGACTGCGACGGCTCCGGGATCGACGACGACATCCACAGGGTATCGGACGCCCGCGTCGAACAGTAA
- a CDS encoding ABC transporter ATP-binding protein, producing MIEARELRKEYGDFVAVEGSSFSVDAGEVFGVIGPNGAGKTTTLKMLAGLLEPTEGEAEVAGYDTDETAMRQRLGFLPEESPLYEEMTPISYLEFFADLYDVPGDVAEERMHETLDELELEHRDRKLGDMSKGMKRKVAIARSLINDPDVLIYDEPASGLDPLTTNYVIEFTEQLAAEGKTIVFSAHNLFHVESICDRVAIMNEGRIVARGDLSELQSEYGRTEYHVYTTVEVDGAVRENGHYRRVVESMDAVEETRSAVEAAGGEVVDIRTEESSLEEVFLNVAETETQGTRYVGEDAA from the coding sequence ATGATCGAGGCACGGGAGCTGCGCAAGGAGTACGGCGATTTCGTCGCCGTCGAGGGGAGTTCGTTCTCGGTCGACGCCGGGGAGGTGTTCGGCGTCATCGGACCCAACGGGGCCGGGAAGACGACGACGCTGAAGATGCTCGCCGGCCTGCTGGAACCGACCGAAGGCGAGGCGGAGGTCGCCGGCTACGACACCGACGAGACGGCGATGCGCCAGCGGCTGGGCTTCCTCCCCGAGGAGTCGCCGCTGTACGAGGAGATGACCCCGATCTCCTACCTGGAGTTCTTCGCGGACCTCTACGACGTCCCCGGCGACGTCGCCGAGGAGCGGATGCACGAGACGCTGGACGAGCTCGAGCTGGAACACCGCGACCGGAAGCTCGGCGACATGTCCAAGGGGATGAAGCGGAAGGTCGCCATCGCCCGCTCGCTCATCAACGACCCCGACGTGCTGATCTACGACGAGCCCGCCTCGGGCCTGGACCCGCTGACGACGAACTACGTCATCGAGTTCACCGAACAGCTCGCGGCGGAGGGCAAGACCATCGTCTTCTCGGCGCACAACCTCTTCCACGTCGAGTCGATCTGCGACCGGGTCGCCATCATGAACGAGGGCCGGATCGTCGCCCGCGGCGACCTCTCGGAACTGCAGTCCGAGTACGGCCGGACGGAGTACCACGTCTACACCACCGTCGAGGTCGACGGCGCGGTCCGGGAGAACGGCCACTACCGGCGGGTCGTCGAGAGTATGGACGCCGTCGAGGAGACCCGGTCGGCCGTCGAGGCGGCCGGCGGCGAGGTGGTCGACATCCGGACCGAGGAGTCCAGCCTCGAGGAGGTGTTCCTCAACGTCGCCGAGACGGAGACTCAGGGGACCCGCTACGTCGGGGAGGACGCGGCGTAG
- the sucD gene encoding succinate--CoA ligase subunit alpha produces MSVLVDEDTRVVVQGITGGEGKFHTEQMMEYGTNVVAGAVPGKGGQEVAGVPVYDTVHEAAREEDANASVVFVPPAFAGDACFEALDVDDLDLVVTITEGIPTQDMAKVYRRLGETDTHLVGPNCPGVITPGVAKLGILPGNIFSSGNVGLVSRSGTLTYQVVDNLTERGLGQTTAIGIGGDPIIGTDFVDALELFEADPDTHAVVMCGEIGGEDEEEAARYIGEHMDTPVAGFIAGRTAPPGKRMGHAGAIVSGSGTGTAESKITALENNGVPVGDTPEEVADHVEDLL; encoded by the coding sequence ATGAGTGTGTTAGTCGACGAGGACACGCGCGTCGTGGTACAGGGCATCACCGGCGGTGAGGGGAAGTTCCACACCGAGCAGATGATGGAGTACGGCACCAACGTCGTCGCCGGCGCGGTGCCGGGCAAGGGCGGCCAGGAGGTCGCCGGCGTCCCGGTCTACGACACGGTCCACGAGGCCGCCCGCGAGGAGGACGCCAACGCCTCCGTCGTGTTCGTCCCGCCGGCCTTCGCCGGCGACGCCTGCTTCGAGGCGCTCGACGTCGACGACCTCGACCTCGTCGTGACGATCACCGAGGGCATCCCCACGCAGGACATGGCGAAGGTCTACCGCCGGCTGGGCGAGACCGACACCCACCTCGTCGGGCCGAACTGCCCCGGGGTCATCACGCCCGGCGTCGCCAAGCTCGGCATCCTGCCGGGCAACATCTTCTCGTCGGGCAACGTCGGCCTGGTGTCCCGCTCCGGGACCCTGACCTACCAGGTCGTCGACAACCTCACCGAGCGCGGGCTCGGCCAGACGACGGCCATCGGCATCGGCGGCGACCCCATCATCGGGACGGACTTCGTCGACGCGCTCGAGCTGTTCGAGGCCGACCCCGACACCCACGCCGTCGTGATGTGCGGCGAGATCGGCGGCGAGGACGAGGAGGAGGCCGCCCGCTACATCGGCGAGCACATGGACACGCCGGTCGCCGGCTTCATCGCCGGCCGCACGGCCCCGCCGGGCAAGCGGATGGGCCACGCCGGCGCGATCGTCTCCGGGAGCGGGACCGGCACCGCCGAGTCCAAGATCACCGCCCTCGAGAACAACGGCGTGCCCGTCGGCGACACCCCCGAGGAGGTCGCCGACCACGTCGAGGACCTGCTGTAG
- a CDS encoding SRPBCC family protein produces the protein MVRLPGDTDVSLTDTPDGRRLFVSRVVDAPADAVWDVLRDTERWPDWGPSVRSVESPTRYVERGTTGRVRTAAGVWVPFEITACENRRWTWDVAGLTATGHVVRETDAGTVVGFEIPLAASGYAPVCALACRDVATLVEPK, from the coding sequence ATGGTCCGCCTCCCCGGAGATACGGACGTCTCGCTGACGGACACGCCGGACGGACGACGGCTGTTCGTCTCCCGCGTCGTCGACGCCCCGGCCGACGCCGTCTGGGACGTCCTCCGTGACACCGAGCGGTGGCCCGACTGGGGGCCGTCGGTCCGGTCGGTCGAGTCGCCGACGCGGTACGTCGAGCGGGGGACGACCGGGCGCGTCCGGACGGCGGCGGGCGTGTGGGTCCCCTTCGAGATCACCGCCTGCGAGAACCGCCGGTGGACGTGGGACGTGGCCGGACTGACGGCGACCGGTCACGTCGTCCGCGAGACGGACGCGGGGACGGTCGTCGGCTTCGAGATCCCGCTCGCGGCGAGCGGCTACGCGCCCGTCTGTGCCCTGGCGTGCCGGGACGTCGCGACGCTCGTCGAGCCGAAGTGA
- a CDS encoding PrsW family intramembrane metalloprotease: MQWDKLLRVAKWEVTKNAGGLDKRTLAVMAVALVAMGGVAGVAVAGGTGVEADIYRIGVAETNPYYDVARGDGSFRTQPPDVGAVRRGEQELAFEGARLLTPPQTVKQSAALSELRDTTGRYNDRLMARPGVNGTAGFPVAVTLVYAEQDGVELGSSSGGGTTGDGGTSDGSGGGGAAGTDGGDGTTGDGSAGDGATGTGGAVGGSGGGTAGGSGGANLGALGARLTGDVQGGTPADISPPFPFESLVLAFLYVVPMNFVIQAYGSSMLSERLNRRGELLLVTPASRGDIIAGKTLPYFAGAVGVAAAITGVLRVSGIAPTGSPVAVLAILPIAGLFLAATFCGAMFARSFKELTFVTVTVTVTLTSYAFVPAIFTDVTPIALISPLTLVVKDLTGQSIALGEFAFSTVPPTLTALVLFGLGAGLYREEDMFTQRAIPLKVLDALAGRITSRKSALKLSAILLPFVVVAELAAVAFLFVLDSVTLNVFGTNQSLGIVLVLVVVAGIEEVAKSVHLYAGYAHASYERGLRSAVGLGVLSGAGFFVAEKGLLIARLSNLEDLPIGNAALSGATPPAGVPVWAVALLFLFAPLLLHSVTAAISSVGAQRGRRAYVGAVVAAVLVHFAYNLAVVVGLA; the protein is encoded by the coding sequence ATGCAGTGGGACAAGCTGTTGCGGGTCGCGAAGTGGGAGGTGACGAAGAACGCCGGCGGCCTCGACAAGCGGACGCTCGCCGTTATGGCGGTCGCGCTGGTGGCGATGGGCGGCGTCGCTGGCGTCGCCGTCGCGGGCGGAACCGGCGTCGAGGCGGACATCTACCGCATCGGCGTCGCGGAGACGAACCCCTACTACGACGTGGCGCGCGGCGACGGGAGCTTCCGGACCCAGCCGCCGGACGTGGGCGCGGTCCGCCGGGGCGAACAGGAGCTTGCCTTCGAGGGGGCGCGACTGCTGACGCCCCCGCAGACGGTGAAGCAGTCGGCCGCGCTCTCGGAACTGCGGGACACGACCGGCCGGTACAACGATCGGCTGATGGCGCGGCCGGGCGTGAACGGGACCGCCGGGTTCCCCGTCGCCGTGACGCTGGTCTACGCCGAGCAGGACGGCGTGGAACTGGGGTCGAGCAGCGGTGGCGGCACGACCGGTGACGGCGGGACGAGCGACGGGAGCGGTGGCGGCGGAGCGGCTGGCACCGACGGTGGCGACGGGACGACCGGTGACGGAAGCGCCGGCGACGGAGCGACCGGTACCGGCGGCGCGGTCGGCGGCTCCGGCGGCGGCACGGCCGGCGGCAGCGGCGGGGCGAATCTGGGCGCGCTCGGCGCGCGGCTCACCGGCGACGTGCAGGGCGGGACGCCGGCGGACATCTCGCCGCCGTTCCCCTTCGAGTCGCTCGTGCTCGCCTTCCTCTACGTCGTCCCGATGAACTTCGTCATCCAGGCGTACGGCTCCTCGATGCTGTCCGAGCGGCTGAACCGCCGGGGAGAACTCCTGCTGGTGACGCCCGCGTCCCGGGGCGACATCATCGCGGGCAAGACGCTGCCGTACTTCGCGGGGGCCGTCGGCGTCGCGGCCGCCATCACGGGCGTCCTGCGGGTCAGCGGGATCGCGCCGACGGGCAGCCCCGTCGCGGTGCTGGCGATCCTCCCGATCGCGGGGCTCTTCCTCGCGGCGACGTTCTGTGGCGCGATGTTCGCCCGCTCGTTCAAGGAACTCACCTTCGTCACGGTGACGGTGACCGTGACGCTGACCTCCTACGCCTTCGTCCCGGCCATCTTCACCGACGTGACGCCGATCGCGCTCATCTCGCCGCTGACGCTGGTCGTGAAGGACCTCACCGGCCAGTCGATCGCGCTCGGCGAGTTCGCGTTCTCGACGGTGCCGCCGACGCTGACCGCGCTCGTGCTGTTCGGGCTCGGGGCCGGCCTCTACCGCGAGGAGGACATGTTCACCCAGCGGGCCATCCCGCTGAAGGTGCTCGACGCGCTCGCGGGCCGGATCACGTCCCGGAAGAGCGCGCTGAAACTGAGCGCGATCCTGCTGCCGTTCGTCGTCGTCGCGGAACTGGCGGCCGTCGCGTTCCTGTTCGTGCTGGACTCGGTGACGCTGAACGTCTTCGGGACGAACCAGTCGCTTGGCATCGTCCTCGTGCTGGTCGTCGTGGCGGGCATCGAGGAGGTCGCGAAGAGCGTCCACCTCTACGCGGGCTACGCCCACGCCAGCTACGAGCGCGGGCTCCGGTCGGCCGTCGGGCTCGGCGTCCTCTCGGGGGCCGGCTTCTTCGTCGCCGAGAAGGGGCTGCTCATCGCGCGGCTGTCGAACCTGGAGGACCTGCCGATCGGCAACGCCGCGCTCAGCGGGGCGACGCCGCCGGCCGGCGTCCCCGTCTGGGCCGTGGCGCTGCTGTTCCTGTTCGCGCCGCTCCTCCTGCACTCGGTGACGGCCGCCATCTCCTCGGTGGGCGCACAGCGCGGCCGGCGGGCCTACGTCGGGGCGGTGGTCGCCGCCGTCCTCGTCCACTTCGCGTACAACCTCGCGGTGGTGGTCGGGCTTGCCTGA
- the sucC gene encoding ADP-forming succinate--CoA ligase subunit beta has translation MRLHEYQAKQVFADAGVPTPASQLAETVDEAVDAAEEIGYPVAIKAQVHVGGRGKAGGIKLVEDAEEAREAAEDILGMDLKGYHVSTVLVEEAVDFVNELYVGVTMDRGAGKPVAMVSTKGGVNIEEVAEEDPDAIAREHVDPAFGMHPYQARKVVYDAGVDRDVANDVASVLTTLYRLWDDRDGSDVEVNPLMITSDDEVVAADAVMNVDDDALFRQPEIAGMGEEAAEGDELERKADEYGFDYVRLDGNVGIIGNGAGLVMTTLDLVDHYGGSPANFLDVGGGAKAQRIANALDMVFSDDNVDSVVFNIFGGITRGDEVANGINQALEQFDEIPKPVVVRLAGTNAEEGMEILNEDLVTVEHTLEDAVQRAVEYAQEVEA, from the coding sequence ATGCGATTACACGAGTACCAGGCGAAGCAGGTCTTCGCCGATGCGGGCGTCCCCACACCCGCGTCACAGCTGGCGGAGACGGTCGACGAGGCCGTCGACGCGGCCGAGGAGATCGGCTACCCGGTCGCCATCAAGGCACAGGTCCACGTCGGCGGCCGCGGGAAGGCCGGCGGCATCAAGCTCGTCGAGGACGCCGAGGAGGCCCGCGAGGCGGCCGAGGACATCCTCGGGATGGATCTCAAGGGATACCACGTCTCGACGGTGCTGGTCGAGGAGGCCGTCGACTTCGTCAACGAGCTGTACGTCGGCGTGACGATGGACCGCGGCGCGGGCAAGCCCGTGGCGATGGTCTCGACGAAGGGCGGCGTCAACATCGAGGAGGTCGCAGAGGAGGACCCCGACGCCATCGCGCGGGAACACGTCGACCCCGCCTTCGGGATGCACCCCTACCAGGCCCGGAAGGTCGTCTACGACGCCGGCGTCGACCGCGACGTGGCCAACGACGTCGCCTCGGTGCTGACCACGCTCTACCGCCTCTGGGACGACCGCGACGGCAGCGACGTCGAGGTCAACCCCCTGATGATCACGAGCGACGACGAGGTCGTCGCCGCCGACGCCGTGATGAACGTCGACGACGACGCCCTGTTCCGCCAGCCCGAGATCGCCGGGATGGGCGAGGAGGCCGCGGAGGGCGACGAGCTCGAACGGAAGGCCGACGAGTACGGCTTCGACTACGTCCGACTCGACGGCAACGTCGGCATCATCGGCAACGGCGCGGGCCTCGTGATGACGACGCTGGACCTGGTCGACCACTACGGCGGGTCGCCGGCGAACTTCCTGGACGTGGGCGGCGGCGCGAAGGCCCAGCGCATCGCGAACGCGCTCGACATGGTCTTCTCCGACGACAACGTCGACTCCGTCGTCTTCAACATCTTCGGCGGCATCACCCGCGGTGACGAGGTCGCCAACGGCATCAACCAGGCGCTGGAGCAGTTCGACGAGATCCCCAAGCCCGTCGTCGTCCGACTGGCGGGGACCAACGCCGAGGAGGGGATGGAGATCCTGAACGAGGACCTGGTGACGGTCGAGCACACGCTGGAGGACGCCGTCCAGCGTGCGGTCGAGTACGCACAGGAGGTCGAAGCATGA